A DNA window from Drosophila biarmipes strain raj3 chromosome 2R, RU_DBia_V1.1, whole genome shotgun sequence contains the following coding sequences:
- the LOC108030028 gene encoding KN motif and ankyrin repeat domain-containing protein 2 isoform X4: MSLVLRSQRAFIEENASSAASPAPAGMSRSVRSCNCCPYGYHIDLDFVRYCEALAHEKPSEEEQRRRDRRRSRKSMEFMLGFESLFGGDWQAESRVQGKLSEASHESEPDSPRPIGGPLGMSQSYNTTPCYRPRSSSVPRFTYGSIPPRSESPFGTASSTCSSLRGGVESDAGIYHQRNRPAISPPETRAFLHEALDEVCSDFERTLERTSVRRRKTPYGASGSGSLSMDRNNNKLSLSLSNGHGGGKEHKTHRLGNSTWDRYFDVADSCIGGNRSPTGTPRPFLRSNTLPLQQRPSPAEVQYESYVQATVAANAKSPVEQLESAKSPGVPPPPPPRRHHLLATTPTGAGPSTSKEERQQENGSMSSSSMQSPVISEAGQTTADAQALFQIREQMALSLRRLKDLEEQVKVIPDLELELNSLRAEKQKLVRRNEELMRSQRQTPSPPSPGIKTASPVQFTPQRISPVSLESLGARMRSSSTSASPSPSVVRRDVSTQAVVRPPATRDVSVGHQPTTRNVGVQPSETVFSKEELEQKVEQALTNAQKKKLGTLISVGTQMYVPQREQRDSGVQTLPERPKLKYNVGVSAKPATRENFTSCKPDVHHVGSSEDRLDDVLCVKCAVSRRSVACGPETPPEKPVKPAPQMPGRSNTFSLGENETVSAVRKSIACQTPVAVVHSAGSQTTTAAVRSTGAQANPQQQHSAVQCGADQVSRQTDTTGLQRLTRSHTKAEQVAESVPLPTTRHASSNTDKVEEPQPVKVRTSHFACNTEEVRKRDVGCGDIVKPHISIACAANYCDSCKEAIQDLARGFSKASPTAPRVGGGAVRRSTSADSRIPRPKHLTSPSPVRKEFKRQNTYTLATPSPTPSPQVQRKTRMSSLQEKPPTVSSFQASDPLAESQSFIRQPQKDLLDLSLLGDDELIVREEKRVSISWSRDASPAPLMTSSGTTKSESPEQEPAMSSSSESSPPIDVQIAQGARKKSSTPLKSSQSEGSQVTVIEQPATKAQLHQLAQADAEPRKKTELSKGLKEALKAINDSLLKKLGAKPISSQSLKSAKATIQDHWFINSGTGKSDPHQVEDYLDYFESLSVPLLEYCVNLSDSNGNTAMHYAVSHGNFDVVSILLDSKVCDVNQMNNAGYTSVMLVSLAKLKQPSHRTVVERLFKMADVNIRAKKHCQTALMLAVSHGNGDMVNMLLDAGADINIQDEDGSTALMCAAEHGRVDVIKTLLSHPDCDSLVNDVDGSTAFKIAWQAGHRDVGLLIYVHEQMLRSKLPNRGDPTRSSLISPQRHKRQPSQ, translated from the exons AT GTCGCTGGTTTTGCGGAGTCAACGCGCCTTCATTGAGGAAAATG CCTCGTCCGCCGCGAGTCCCGCTCCTGCGGGCATGAGTCGCTCGGTGCGCAGCTGCAACTGCTGTCCCTATGGCTACCACATCGACCTGGATTTTGTGCGCTACTGCGAGGCCCTGGCCCACGAGAAGCCCAGCGAAGAGGAGCAGCGGCGACGGGATCGCAGGAGGTCTAGAAAGTCCATGGAGTTTATGCTGGGGTTCGAGAGCCTCTTCGGCGGCGACTGGCAGGCGGAGTCAAGGGTGCAGGGAAAGCTGAGCGAG GCCTCACATGAAAGCGAACCGGATTCGCCACGCCCCATTGGAGGGCCGTTGGGCATGTCCCAGTCATACAACACCACGCCGTGCTACCGCCCGCGATCGTCGTCCGTGCCGCGCTTCACCTACGGCAGCATACCGCCCCGGTCGGAGTCGCCCTTCGGCACCGCCTCCTCCACCTGCTCCTCCCTGCGCGGCGGGGTGGAGAGCGATGCGGGGATCTACCACCAGCGCAACCGGCCGGCCATCAGTCCGCCGGAGACGAGGGCCTTCCTCCACGAGGCGCTCGACGAGGTGTGCAGCGATTTCGAGCGCACGCTGGAGCGGACCTCGGTGAGGAGACGCAAGACGCCCTACGGAGCTTCGGGATCCGGATCCCTGTCCATGGATCGCAATAACAACAAACTCAGTCTGAGCCTCAGCAATGGTCATGGCGGTGGAAAGGAGCACAAGACCCATCGCCTGGGCAACAGCACGTGGGATCGGTACTTTGATGTGGCAG ATTCCTGCATTGGGGGCAATCGGTCGCCCACGGGCACGCCGCGGCCCTTCCTGCGATCGAACACTCTGCCCCTGCAGCAGCGCCCCAGTCCGGCGGAGGTCCAGTATGAGAGCTATGTCCAGGCCACGGTGGCGGCCAATGCCAAGTCGCCGGTGGAGCAGCTGGAGTCCGCCAAGTCTCCGGGTgttccgccgccgccgccacccaGACGCCACCACCTGTTGGCCACCACGCCCACAGGTGCTGGCCCGTCCACTTCCAAGGAGGAACGGCAGCAGGAGAACGGCTCCATGAGCAGCAGTTCAATGCAGTCGCCTGTCATCTCGGAAGCGGGCCAGACAACGGCGGATGCACAGGCTCTATTCCAGATACGCGAACAGATGGCACTGAGCCTGAGGCGCCTCAAGGATCTGGAGGAGCAGGTCAAGGTCATACCCGACTTGGAG CTGGAACTTAATTCGCTTCGCgcggaaaaacaaaagttggTGCGCAGGAACGAAGAGCTGATGAGGAGTCAGCGGCAGACGCCTTCGCCGCCAAGTCCGGGCATTAAGACCGCTTCCCCGGTGCAGTTCACTCCGCAAAGGATCAGCCCAGTGTCTCTAGAGAGCCTGGGAGCGCGGATGCGCAGCAGTTCCACTTCGGCTTCTCCTTCTCCCAGCGTCGTCCGTAGGGATGTCTCCACCCAGGCTGTGGTGAGACCACCTGCCACTCGAGATGTGTCCGTTGGCCACCAGCCCACCACCAGAAATGTGGGTGTTCAGCCCTCGGAAACGGTTTTCTCcaaggaggagctggagcagaAAGTGGAGCAGGCTCTGACAAATGCACAAAAGAAAAAGCTGGGGACCCTCATCTCGGTGGGCACACAGATGTATGTTCCGCAGAGGGAGCAGCGAGACAGTGGAGTGCAAACCCTGCCGGAAAGACCCAAACTCAAGTATAATGTGGGGGTCAGCGCCAAACCCGCAACGAGGGAGAACTTCACAAGCTGCAAACCAGATGTGCATCATGTGGGCTCCTCCGAGGATCGACTGGATGATGTACTCTGTGTTAAGTGTGCCGTCAGCAGGAGGAGCGTGGCCTGCGGTCCGGAAACTCCGCCGGAGAAACCTGTGAAACCAGCTCCCCAAATGCCCGGGCGCAGCAACACCTTTAGTTTGGGCGAGAATGAGACCGTATCCGCGGTACGAAAGAGCATTGCTTGCCAGACGCCAGTGGCCGTGGTCCATAGTGCAGGCAGTCAAACTACTACGGCGGCAGTTCGCTCCACCGGTGCCCAGGCGaatccccagcagcagcactccGCTGTCCAGTGTGGAGCAGATCAGGTTTCCCGGCAGACGGATACCACTGGTCTGCAGCGCCTCACCCGGAGTCACACGAAGGCGGAGCAGGTGGCCGAGTCGGTGCCTCTCCCCACAACCCGTCATGCATCCAGCAACACGGATAAGGTGGAGGAACCGCAGCCGGTTAAGGTCCGGACAAGCCACTTCGCTTGCAACACGGAGGAGGTACGGAAGAGGGACGTGGGCTGTGGCGACATTGTCAAGCCGCACATCTCCATTGCCTGCGCGGCCAACTACTGTGATTCCTGCAAGGAGGCCATCCAGGATCTGGCCAGGGGCTTCTCGAAGGCCAGTCCCACGGCTCCCAGAGTGGGAGGAGGAGCTGTCCGGCGCTCCACCTCGGCGGATTCGCGGATACCGCGTCCCAAGCACCTTACCAGCCCGAGTCCGGTGCGGAAGGAGTTCAAGCGGCAAAACACCTACACGCTGGCCACGCCCTCGCCCACGCCCAGTCCACAGGTGCAACGGAAGACGCGGATGAG CTCCCTCCAGGAGAAGCCGCCGACTGTGTCCAGTTTCCAGGCATCAGACCCTCTGGCGGAATCCCAAAGCTTCATCCGGCAGCCGCAGAAGGATCTGCTGGACCTGAGTCTTCTGGGCGACGATGAGCTTATTGTGCGCGAGGAGAAGCGGGTGAGCATCAGCTGGTCAAGGGATGCCTCCCCGGCCCCGCTGATGACCTCCTCGGGAACCACCAAGTCCGAGTCGCCGGAGCAGGAGCCGGCCATGAGCTCCTCCAGTGAATCCAGTCCGCCCATCGATGTGCAGATCGCCCAGGGAGCTCGCAAGAAGTCGAGCACTCCACTCAAATCTAGTCAGAGCGAGGGCTCCCAGGTTACGGTGATCGAACAGCCGGCCACCAAAGCCCAGCTCCATCAGTTGGCCCAGGCGGATGCGGAGCCCCGAAAAAA AACCGAACTGTCCAAGGGTCTGAAAGAAGCCCTCAAGGCCATCAACGACTCTCTGCTGAAGAAGTTGGGCGCCAAACCCATATCCTCGCAGAGCCTCAAGTCGGCCAAGGCGACCATCCAGGATCACTGGTTCATCAACTCCGGTACCGGCAAGTCCGATCCCCACCAGGTGGAGGACTATCTCGACTACTTCGAATCCCTGTCGGTTCCCCTGCTGGAGTACTGTGTCAACCTATCCGACAGTAAT GGCAACACAGCCATGCACTATGCAGTCTCGCACGGCAACTTCGATGTGGTATCCATATTGCTCGATTCTAAGGTTTGCGATGTAAACCAGATGAATAACGCCGGGTACACGTCGGTGATGCTCGTATCGTTGGCCAAGCTGAAGCAGCCTTCCCATCGCACAGTCGTCGAGCGACTGTTCAAGATGGCCGATGTCAACATACGGGCCAAGAAG CACTGCCAGACCGCGTTGATGCTCGCTGTGTCGCATGGTAACGGGGATATGGTCAATATGCTCCTGGACGCCGGGGCGGACATCAATATCCAGGACGAGGACGGCAGCACGGCGCTGATGTGTGCCGCCGAACACGGGCGCGTGGACGTGATCAAGACGCTGCTTTCGCATCCGGACTGTGATTCACTGGTCAACGATGTG GACGGCAGCACGGCCTTTAAGATTGCCTGGCAGGCCGGGCACCGGGACGTGGGACTCCTCATCTACGTCCATGAGCAGATGCTGCGGAGCAAGCTGCCCAACCGAGGAGATCCCACCAGGAGCTCCCTGATTTCGCCCCAGCGCCACAAGCGCCAGCCATCGCAGTAG
- the LOC108030028 gene encoding KN motif and ankyrin repeat domain-containing protein 2 isoform X1 — translation MSSRSESAGDMILHGSATGGYDESTFAEKITHLTPTEQEAVKRFWRSLVLRSQRAFIEENARPASSAASPAPAGMSRSVRSCNCCPYGYHIDLDFVRYCEALAHEKPSEEEQRRRDRRRSRKSMEFMLGFESLFGGDWQAESRVQGKLSEASHESEPDSPRPIGGPLGMSQSYNTTPCYRPRSSSVPRFTYGSIPPRSESPFGTASSTCSSLRGGVESDAGIYHQRNRPAISPPETRAFLHEALDEVCSDFERTLERTSVRRRKTPYGASGSGSLSMDRNNNKLSLSLSNGHGGGKEHKTHRLGNSTWDRYFDVADSCIGGNRSPTGTPRPFLRSNTLPLQQRPSPAEVQYESYVQATVAANAKSPVEQLESAKSPGVPPPPPPRRHHLLATTPTGAGPSTSKEERQQENGSMSSSSMQSPVISEAGQTTADAQALFQIREQMALSLRRLKDLEEQVKVIPDLELELNSLRAEKQKLVRRNEELMRSQRQTPSPPSPGIKTASPVQFTPQRISPVSLESLGARMRSSSTSASPSPSVVRRDVSTQAVVRPPATRDVSVGHQPTTRNVGVQPSETVFSKEELEQKVEQALTNAQKKKLGTLISVGTQMYVPQREQRDSGVQTLPERPKLKYNVGVSAKPATRENFTSCKPDVHHVGSSEDRLDDVLCVKCAVSRRSVACGPETPPEKPVKPAPQMPGRSNTFSLGENETVSAVRKSIACQTPVAVVHSAGSQTTTAAVRSTGAQANPQQQHSAVQCGADQVSRQTDTTGLQRLTRSHTKAEQVAESVPLPTTRHASSNTDKVEEPQPVKVRTSHFACNTEEVRKRDVGCGDIVKPHISIACAANYCDSCKEAIQDLARGFSKASPTAPRVGGGAVRRSTSADSRIPRPKHLTSPSPVRKEFKRQNTYTLATPSPTPSPQVQRKTRMSSLQEKPPTVSSFQASDPLAESQSFIRQPQKDLLDLSLLGDDELIVREEKRVSISWSRDASPAPLMTSSGTTKSESPEQEPAMSSSSESSPPIDVQIAQGARKKSSTPLKSSQSEGSQVTVIEQPATKAQLHQLAQADAEPRKKTELSKGLKEALKAINDSLLKKLGAKPISSQSLKSAKATIQDHWFINSGTGKSDPHQVEDYLDYFESLSVPLLEYCVNLSDSNGNTAMHYAVSHGNFDVVSILLDSKVCDVNQMNNAGYTSVMLVSLAKLKQPSHRTVVERLFKMADVNIRAKKHCQTALMLAVSHGNGDMVNMLLDAGADINIQDEDGSTALMCAAEHGRVDVIKTLLSHPDCDSLVNDVDGSTAFKIAWQAGHRDVGLLIYVHEQMLRSKLPNRGDPTRSSLISPQRHKRQPSQ, via the exons ATGAGCAGTCGCTCCGAAAGCGCCGGCGATATGATTCTCCACGGTTCCGCCACCGGGGGCTACGATGAGTCAACGTTTGCCGAAAAGATAACCCACCTGACGCCCACCGAGCAGGAAGCCGTCAAGCGGTTCTGGAG GTCGCTGGTTTTGCGGAGTCAACGCGCCTTCATTGAGGAAAATG CTCGTCCAGCCTCGTCCGCCGCGAGTCCCGCTCCTGCGGGCATGAGTCGCTCGGTGCGCAGCTGCAACTGCTGTCCCTATGGCTACCACATCGACCTGGATTTTGTGCGCTACTGCGAGGCCCTGGCCCACGAGAAGCCCAGCGAAGAGGAGCAGCGGCGACGGGATCGCAGGAGGTCTAGAAAGTCCATGGAGTTTATGCTGGGGTTCGAGAGCCTCTTCGGCGGCGACTGGCAGGCGGAGTCAAGGGTGCAGGGAAAGCTGAGCGAG GCCTCACATGAAAGCGAACCGGATTCGCCACGCCCCATTGGAGGGCCGTTGGGCATGTCCCAGTCATACAACACCACGCCGTGCTACCGCCCGCGATCGTCGTCCGTGCCGCGCTTCACCTACGGCAGCATACCGCCCCGGTCGGAGTCGCCCTTCGGCACCGCCTCCTCCACCTGCTCCTCCCTGCGCGGCGGGGTGGAGAGCGATGCGGGGATCTACCACCAGCGCAACCGGCCGGCCATCAGTCCGCCGGAGACGAGGGCCTTCCTCCACGAGGCGCTCGACGAGGTGTGCAGCGATTTCGAGCGCACGCTGGAGCGGACCTCGGTGAGGAGACGCAAGACGCCCTACGGAGCTTCGGGATCCGGATCCCTGTCCATGGATCGCAATAACAACAAACTCAGTCTGAGCCTCAGCAATGGTCATGGCGGTGGAAAGGAGCACAAGACCCATCGCCTGGGCAACAGCACGTGGGATCGGTACTTTGATGTGGCAG ATTCCTGCATTGGGGGCAATCGGTCGCCCACGGGCACGCCGCGGCCCTTCCTGCGATCGAACACTCTGCCCCTGCAGCAGCGCCCCAGTCCGGCGGAGGTCCAGTATGAGAGCTATGTCCAGGCCACGGTGGCGGCCAATGCCAAGTCGCCGGTGGAGCAGCTGGAGTCCGCCAAGTCTCCGGGTgttccgccgccgccgccacccaGACGCCACCACCTGTTGGCCACCACGCCCACAGGTGCTGGCCCGTCCACTTCCAAGGAGGAACGGCAGCAGGAGAACGGCTCCATGAGCAGCAGTTCAATGCAGTCGCCTGTCATCTCGGAAGCGGGCCAGACAACGGCGGATGCACAGGCTCTATTCCAGATACGCGAACAGATGGCACTGAGCCTGAGGCGCCTCAAGGATCTGGAGGAGCAGGTCAAGGTCATACCCGACTTGGAG CTGGAACTTAATTCGCTTCGCgcggaaaaacaaaagttggTGCGCAGGAACGAAGAGCTGATGAGGAGTCAGCGGCAGACGCCTTCGCCGCCAAGTCCGGGCATTAAGACCGCTTCCCCGGTGCAGTTCACTCCGCAAAGGATCAGCCCAGTGTCTCTAGAGAGCCTGGGAGCGCGGATGCGCAGCAGTTCCACTTCGGCTTCTCCTTCTCCCAGCGTCGTCCGTAGGGATGTCTCCACCCAGGCTGTGGTGAGACCACCTGCCACTCGAGATGTGTCCGTTGGCCACCAGCCCACCACCAGAAATGTGGGTGTTCAGCCCTCGGAAACGGTTTTCTCcaaggaggagctggagcagaAAGTGGAGCAGGCTCTGACAAATGCACAAAAGAAAAAGCTGGGGACCCTCATCTCGGTGGGCACACAGATGTATGTTCCGCAGAGGGAGCAGCGAGACAGTGGAGTGCAAACCCTGCCGGAAAGACCCAAACTCAAGTATAATGTGGGGGTCAGCGCCAAACCCGCAACGAGGGAGAACTTCACAAGCTGCAAACCAGATGTGCATCATGTGGGCTCCTCCGAGGATCGACTGGATGATGTACTCTGTGTTAAGTGTGCCGTCAGCAGGAGGAGCGTGGCCTGCGGTCCGGAAACTCCGCCGGAGAAACCTGTGAAACCAGCTCCCCAAATGCCCGGGCGCAGCAACACCTTTAGTTTGGGCGAGAATGAGACCGTATCCGCGGTACGAAAGAGCATTGCTTGCCAGACGCCAGTGGCCGTGGTCCATAGTGCAGGCAGTCAAACTACTACGGCGGCAGTTCGCTCCACCGGTGCCCAGGCGaatccccagcagcagcactccGCTGTCCAGTGTGGAGCAGATCAGGTTTCCCGGCAGACGGATACCACTGGTCTGCAGCGCCTCACCCGGAGTCACACGAAGGCGGAGCAGGTGGCCGAGTCGGTGCCTCTCCCCACAACCCGTCATGCATCCAGCAACACGGATAAGGTGGAGGAACCGCAGCCGGTTAAGGTCCGGACAAGCCACTTCGCTTGCAACACGGAGGAGGTACGGAAGAGGGACGTGGGCTGTGGCGACATTGTCAAGCCGCACATCTCCATTGCCTGCGCGGCCAACTACTGTGATTCCTGCAAGGAGGCCATCCAGGATCTGGCCAGGGGCTTCTCGAAGGCCAGTCCCACGGCTCCCAGAGTGGGAGGAGGAGCTGTCCGGCGCTCCACCTCGGCGGATTCGCGGATACCGCGTCCCAAGCACCTTACCAGCCCGAGTCCGGTGCGGAAGGAGTTCAAGCGGCAAAACACCTACACGCTGGCCACGCCCTCGCCCACGCCCAGTCCACAGGTGCAACGGAAGACGCGGATGAG CTCCCTCCAGGAGAAGCCGCCGACTGTGTCCAGTTTCCAGGCATCAGACCCTCTGGCGGAATCCCAAAGCTTCATCCGGCAGCCGCAGAAGGATCTGCTGGACCTGAGTCTTCTGGGCGACGATGAGCTTATTGTGCGCGAGGAGAAGCGGGTGAGCATCAGCTGGTCAAGGGATGCCTCCCCGGCCCCGCTGATGACCTCCTCGGGAACCACCAAGTCCGAGTCGCCGGAGCAGGAGCCGGCCATGAGCTCCTCCAGTGAATCCAGTCCGCCCATCGATGTGCAGATCGCCCAGGGAGCTCGCAAGAAGTCGAGCACTCCACTCAAATCTAGTCAGAGCGAGGGCTCCCAGGTTACGGTGATCGAACAGCCGGCCACCAAAGCCCAGCTCCATCAGTTGGCCCAGGCGGATGCGGAGCCCCGAAAAAA AACCGAACTGTCCAAGGGTCTGAAAGAAGCCCTCAAGGCCATCAACGACTCTCTGCTGAAGAAGTTGGGCGCCAAACCCATATCCTCGCAGAGCCTCAAGTCGGCCAAGGCGACCATCCAGGATCACTGGTTCATCAACTCCGGTACCGGCAAGTCCGATCCCCACCAGGTGGAGGACTATCTCGACTACTTCGAATCCCTGTCGGTTCCCCTGCTGGAGTACTGTGTCAACCTATCCGACAGTAAT GGCAACACAGCCATGCACTATGCAGTCTCGCACGGCAACTTCGATGTGGTATCCATATTGCTCGATTCTAAGGTTTGCGATGTAAACCAGATGAATAACGCCGGGTACACGTCGGTGATGCTCGTATCGTTGGCCAAGCTGAAGCAGCCTTCCCATCGCACAGTCGTCGAGCGACTGTTCAAGATGGCCGATGTCAACATACGGGCCAAGAAG CACTGCCAGACCGCGTTGATGCTCGCTGTGTCGCATGGTAACGGGGATATGGTCAATATGCTCCTGGACGCCGGGGCGGACATCAATATCCAGGACGAGGACGGCAGCACGGCGCTGATGTGTGCCGCCGAACACGGGCGCGTGGACGTGATCAAGACGCTGCTTTCGCATCCGGACTGTGATTCACTGGTCAACGATGTG GACGGCAGCACGGCCTTTAAGATTGCCTGGCAGGCCGGGCACCGGGACGTGGGACTCCTCATCTACGTCCATGAGCAGATGCTGCGGAGCAAGCTGCCCAACCGAGGAGATCCCACCAGGAGCTCCCTGATTTCGCCCCAGCGCCACAAGCGCCAGCCATCGCAGTAG